The DNA region ggcgagattgaggaggattAAACACCTGCCAGTTCGCCTTGTACTCTTGCTGGCAGCCCTTCTACCCTTGCTGGCAGCAAAGAGGATGAAACTGTGAACGCCCAGACGCCAATTCTCACAGCCGCGTGAGCTTCCTGCTCAACTTGCCTCTGGTTCTCGATATGGGGAAAGTTCGGCCGCAGTATACACTGTACAAGTACGTCTCTGTCACCCGCAAAAAGATGCTCTAACTCGGCTTGAGTAGTcggtgttttttttctcataCTCTTATTCTGTCATGGTATTCATTTTGATCAGCAGTGGCTGCTGGTTAGGTAGTGTAGTTGAAAGTACAAAACGTTGTGTAGTAGCTTTTTAATACCAAAAAGTCCTTGTGTTGTAACACGTTTCTTTCCACATGGCTGTTGCCTGAGTGATTCCTATCCTGTAATCCAAAAAGAATGAGTCAAGGGCCTGCACTTATATCGCCAATTGTGTCCATATTTACCAGAAatcaacatcaaacaccacaccTTTAACCGTGTTTTATCACTAAATATGGCTAGATTCACCAGGTATGCAATATCAGCATTTCTAACCCTTTATATATTTCTCTAGAAGAAACGGCGACTATCTAATCACAGCCCACATAGCTAGGTAAATCACCATTCACCTCGTGCGGTCCCTTTTGCAGGTCAGGAATACCCTGCTCAGAAACCTGGCGGCGGTCACCCGCTTGTCCCATTGCCCCTCAATCTACCAAGATGTGATCCATCTGCGACAGAAGACATACTTGCCCACTACTTCCCGGAAGTGGCATCTTGGTAGGACCAGGCAACAGGGGATAGACCGCCACCGCTGTCCTATGTCGGGATCGTCGTCCTCGGACGTACCCCCTTCCTCAGATACAACCCCTAAACCACCCCGGGCGCCGCCGGTTCGATTTATACAGGTATCACCATTTTTTACGCCTAAAACGCCAGGATCCGATGCATCGTcatgaggagggggaagagagtCCTGTTTCTTGTTGTCCTTTGGGATGCCCTTTTCACTGTTTGTCGGGCTCCTCCAAGAAGAACTGTGATCACGGTGTCAGTAGGTGTTACTAGAGTCAAAGGATCGGAACCAAACTTACGTAGTTGCCGGAAAGCTTCTGCTCCTGGTCAAGCTGGGAGCTGGCCTTGTTGATACGAGGACGGTAGTTGGTAGGGTCACGACGGAAGGTGACGTCCAAGTTCTTCAAGAAGGTGTTGCAACCAGTGAGGAGAGACTCGGGCTTGTTGGCGTGGGCATCGATACCGGGCTGGCCGTCGAAGACAATGACACGATCGGCAAGGTAAGTGGCCATGATGAAATCGTGCTCGACGATGAAGGCAGTCTTCTTGGCGTGCATGATGAATCTCTTGATGACACGAGAGGCCACAATACGCTGCTCGGAATCGAGATCTATTGTCACTTGTGAGCATGTGACTTCGTTTCTTGAATGACAGAGGTTGACTTACAGGCAGAGGGCTCATCAATGACGTAGATGTCGGCAGGGATACCGAGGGCCAACACAATAGCGACCTAGCAGATATTAGCAAGCTGCGGTTAATGCGATGTATTCGAAGGGATCACTTACTCTTTGAAGTTCACCACCGGACAAGTTCTTGACTTCTTGATCAATGAAATCATCAAGCTTGAGGGGCTTGACGACATCAGTCTGGAACTGAGGAGACAAGAAAGcagccttgatcttcttgaagAAAAGCATGCGAACGGTACCCTCGAACTTGGGCGTGATTGTCTGGGGCTTCATGCTAATCTTCATCTCAGGGACCTTCTGGGTTCCATCAGGCTTGAGCACACCGGCCAGCATGCGGCAGAAAGTGGTCTAATGGAGAGTCAGCTCAAGATGCAcctcaaaaccaacaagAAAATATTTACCTTTCCGGTTCCGTTCTCGCCCATCATGACGATAATCTCAGAGTCAGAGAAATCGCCAGCGTCGATGCTGAGGTGGAAGTTGCCCAGAgtcttctccatcttgggGTATTTGAAAGCACGGGACTTCTCGACGAGGAGGTCCTCGGTACCCTCAGCGATGCGGAAAGTCAAACTTTCATCACGGAAACGCAAGTTCTCGGTGGGGATATGACCATCCAAAAAGATGTTGATGCCTTCACGGACGGAGTAGGGAAGGGTGACGACACCATAGACGGCAGGCTGTCCGTACAAAACGCACACAAAGTCGGAAAGATAGTCAAGAACGGACAAATCGTGCTCGACGACAATGACATAATCATCGGGGCGGAGAAGAGACCGGATCATGCGGGCAGCGCTCAATCTCTGCTTGACATCGAGATAGGAAGAGGGCTCGTCAAACATGTAACTAGAAGCTGTTAGCTTGACACAAACACCAAATACGGGTTAGAGACACATACACATCGGCTTTGGATACGCAAGTGGTACCAATGGCGAAACGCTGAAGCTCACCACCGGAAAGATGGCTCACATCACGATCAAGAATGTGACGCAGCTCTGTTTCCTGTTAGTATCAAGTCTCAGAGAGGTTCCAGGAAGGCTGTGCAGTCTTACCAAGGGTATCGAGCACAGAGTCCAGGTTACCGAGAGTGTGGCGGCTCTCGAGCAAGAACTGGACAGAACGATCGGTACCACGAATAGCCTTGGGGATCTGGTCAACGTATTGGGGCTTGACGATGGACTTCAGGTCATCCTCCAGAAGCTTGGTGAAGTAGTCTAGATATATCCTTAGCACAGTTCCTCAATATCCTCCGCTTTCTTTGCGTACTCTGCAATTCAGAACCACGGAAGTGCTTAATGACATCCTCCCAGTCTGGCGGGTTATCGAATCTGCCCAGGTTGGGCTTAAGCTTGCCGCTGAGAATCTTGAGCGCAGTACTCTTGCCGATACCGTTCGTTCCGACCAAACCCAACACATTTCCGGGTCTGGGCATAGGCAGACGATGGAGCTTGAAGCTGTTGGCCGAATAACGATGGGTGATCTGACTCTCAAGGTTCGTAGGCAGGTTGATGATAGTGATCGCGCCGAAGGGGCAGCGTTTGGGACAGATACCACAACCGATGCAGAGGGATTCGGAAATGAAGGCAATTCGTGATTCGGGGGCGACCTCGATCTATAGCTGGGGGTCAGTTGGCGGTTCTTGAGCATTCCTTCCATGGCGAACCTACGCAAAGTTTGCCGGACCGCACCACAGGGCACGACTTCTTGCATTCTTGACGACATTTCTACTTCCATCAGCACAACtctcccaacaccatcctgAGTTCGTGGGCGCGCACCTTGGGTTTACACTGTTCGCATCCGTGGTTAGCCTCGTTCAACCTTTGGCTGTCTGGCAGCAGGGGGGTAGCGGGGTGTTGGCTTCGAACGCACCTTGTCGCTGCTCACAATGGCGACACTATTCACAAACAGTTAATACGCGAAATTATGGAGAGGAACAAGGCCTCTGAAGAATTTGCTTCTCGCATACCGAGTAAGTTTGTCGGACATGGTGCCGCAATATTTTCCCCAGCTTCGTAGGCTGGAACCTGCTTGTATTTTTTCTTGGTGGTCTAGGAATAAAAGCAAGACTTGCTACGAAGGGACAACTTGAAGCGCAAAAAACGCCAACTCTGGCAGGATCTGGAGGAGTCCGGGGATGCTCGGCGCAGGTCGACTGTGATCAGGATTGGGTAGAGAAATATGGAGGCCAGAGGAGGGGCAGCGTGGGTCAGACGGTTGCCGCGAAAATGTTACTGGTGTCGCCaattgtggaggaggggcagggcaAAATTATTACCAGGGGGGGTGCAACTCTAAAATCAAGTTGAACGGTTGTCCTTGCCACAAAGAGCAACGGGGCTTGGCAGCATAGTCAGCTACAATCCATGCTGGCTGATAGGCCAGCTGCCCTGTAACTGCTCTTTCGTAGGtatccagcagcagccttgttGTTGACCTTCGATACCAAGCACAATGACCAAGACAATAGGAAGATCAATGGAACCTACCAACCTTGGGACAAAACATCAACCCCATTTGTTGTCTTTATTCTCTTTTAATGGCGTGTTTGCAGTCATAGTTTGTTTGGTTTCAAGTGATTGGTACTTTTTCCTACCCCGCTGTGGTTGGCTCCTGATCCCACCTCCAAGAGAGCTTCATACATATCACACGCGTAGATCGAATCTTCAGAGGGACAACACCGAGAAAATGAAGAGGCCGTAGACCCATGGAACATCATTGGCTTTCGTTTTTCTTGTGACACGTACTTTCACTTGCTATTCTCGAGGGCAACTTTGCTGCGCCCACTGTTGACGGACTTTGAGATGCATCCCCGAAGTGAAAGACCGAGAGCTTGGGTGATGATAATGGAATGGTCGGACGAGCTGGAGAAAAAGATCGTTGCTTACGACGTCGTCAGATTGGGGCTTTTAGACTCTGTCGGCGTTGGACTCCAGCAAGCTGGCATGCACGTCGGCAACGACGGAAGAGTGACCGGCGAATGTGGCACATCCACTTCAGGCCACCCTCGCTGCCCTCGGGTTGGAACCACAAAACTCCATTTCACGCTGACTTCCTTTTCTCAtttgaccaccacccatcactcACCTACTGGCTGCACCTTCATTGCAGGCACATGATATTcttccttgtccttggccaACAAGCTGTTGCTACGCGTGCTATTTACTGTCCGGGAGATATTGAGGTACTCAGTAAGTCTGTCTCTCTTCGATTTTCATTGTATTCCCTTGGCCCCTAAAAAGCAAAGGGCCAACGCGTGACCGTGGGGCGAGCTGTGCCTGTTGGTTCGACCAAGCGGCGACATCGCGGTCAGCTTCGATGGCGAGGCTGGCAACGGGAAGACAGCGAGTCGCAGGCCGGGCCAGCTGTCAGCCTCATCAAATGAGCGAGTTGGTGCATCCAAAGACCAATccggtgggtgggtgggagctAACCTGACCGTCAGGTGGGGCTTAGGCTCGACGCAAGCACGGACCACGGATACCTGGGCTCCGTCCACCATAGGTTTTCCAATCTTCTCCTCTGACACCCACCCACTGCGAAATTCAgcgacaccatcatcactaAACCACACCGGGGTCTCCAGCTCTGCACGCAACCCCACCCCAGCACCGTCGCTACAGACCAAGAGCAGAGTTGTAATACATTCTGCTGCCTGGAGGGCATGGTTGGATGACCTGTAAGTTGCTACATCGCCTGCATTTGCGCGCTTGCCCACGCGGTGAGCTCGCCGCGTCTTGTCCATCAAACCTATCATCAAATCGGGCACATGCCCATCAACAGCTACCCCTTGCTGCCTCCCTGGTGTCGGTGACGCCTGGTTTTCGATGGATTCCGCTGTCCGCGTTGTCCTCGATGCCATAGAACCAACGTACACCGCTCCCACGGTCGCTGGGACACGCAATCGTTCCTGTTCATCAACCCAGCCTCGCCTTCATCACTTACACCCCTCCTTATGCGACAAGCATCATTGAAGCACCGTCCTGGCCCATGACATGTAGTTGTTGAGTGATTTTGGGTCGCCCAGGCGGCCTCTCCACGACCCCCCAATTCGCGACTGGTCTACTGCTAGAGAATCTCAACTGACATCGTCGCCATGTAGCAGGCAGCTTGCGGTCTGAACTTCACAATGTCAACATCTCCAGAACGGAGCCCTGTCAACGGGCACCACTCGCCCTCGCCGGACGAGAACACTTCGTACTATGGAAACGGCCACCAAAGCGATAGCGATCTCTCCGACGTTCAGCATGCGCCAGCCGACGCTGGCTCCCCCGAGTATCACGATGCCGACGTGGACGCGGATGCCGATGACGTCGAATCCCCGGTGGAGCACCCCGAGGTGACCTTTCAAGGGCCGTCCGACTCGGAGGACAATGATGCGTCAGACGACGGAGATTTTGACGCGGCGGGCAGTCCCGCCTCTGTTCAGAGTCACGATGACCATCCCCGCCGCACCATGTCGGTGTCAGAGCGACCCGCCCCGAAGCGGAAAGCTACCCAAGTAGTCGAGGAAGATTTCATGAGGGAGAATCCAGAGTTGTATGGGTTGAGACGTAGCGTACGGCCTTGCCAATTTCCTCAGGGTAACTTCACAGCTAACATCCCTTTTAGTCGCGTCCTACACAGCGCCGCAAGGTCGTAAGTACATGGTCGCCCTCTGGAACCTGGTATACACCCTAACCTGATGACACAGGTCGATtcagatgaggaagaagatgcgTCCGATTCGGATGCTACACCAGCTCCGCGTAAAGGGAACAAGCGACGCCGGCTGGAACGCTCAGCTCCTGGTATGTTGAAGACCCTCGACGAAGAAGCAGTCTATATAGGGCATGTCGCTGACGATCAATCAATCAAACAGTGTCCAAACGCGGCACACCAATGCGCCAAACTTCGGTTGACGACTCGGAATCAGACACGTACGGCGGCGCGAGAGCCCGGAGCTTTCAGAAAAAGGCTCGGCGGCAACAAGAGTTGCAGCCCGCCCTCGCTTTGGCGGAGAAGCGGTGGTCGAGCCGGCGTGCTGCCCAAGTATCCGCCGGCGCCTACCAAGAAAGcgaagctgaagaagaggacgagtcAGAGCTCACACCAAACTACTGGGCCCAAGACGTGGAGGACAACTCACCATACATTGAAAAGATTCTCCGTCACCGTCTGAAGGAGGGATTGGAGTATTCGGAAGACACTAACCGCAACGACTTTGAGTATTTCATCAAATGGCAGAACAAGTCACATCTCCATGACACATGGGAGACCACTGCGACTGTTGCGGGATATCGTGGCTTCCGTCGTCTCGAGAACTACTACCGAAAGGTTGTCGAGTACGACATAGAGATGAGGCTTGGTGGAGACGATGTAAGCCCTGAACAACGCGAGCAGTGGCTTCTAGATCGTGAGCGTGAGGAAGAGGCTCTCGCAGATTACACAAAAGTTGAGCGCATCGTCCACGTCCGcgaaggggatgaggagacAGAATATCTTGTAAAGTGGAAAGGTCTTCAGTATGACGACTGCACCTGGGAAGTTGAATCTTTGGTGAGCGAGCAGGCTCAGGACAAGATCGACCAGTACACTGCGCGCTCTCAACGGTCTTGGCAATCGGACCGCAAAGAAACCAACCTCGAAACCCGGTCACGAATGGAGAAGCTTGAGGAGCAGCCAGATTACATCCAGGGAGGTCAGCTTCGCGAATTCCAGCTGAAGGGGCTTAACTTCCTTGCCCTGAACTGGACCCGCGGCAACAATGTCATCCTTGCCGACGAGATGGGTCTCGGCAAGACGGTCCAGACAGTGTCGTTTCTCAGCTGGCTTAGAAATGAACGCGGGCAAGAAGGGCCGTTCCTGGTTGTGGCACCCCTCAGTGTTATTCCGGCATGGTGCGATACTTTCAACCACTGGTCTCCCGATATTAACTACGTCGTCTACCTTGGCCCAGAGGCGGCGAGATCCAACATTCGAGAATATGAACTGTTTGTCGATGGCAACCCAAAGAAGCCAAAGTTCAATGTTCTGGTCACGTCTTACGACTACATCTTGGCAGATGCGGATCATTTGAAGGGCATCAAGTGGCAGGTTCTGGCTGTGGATGAGGCGCATCGCTTGAAGAATCGCGAGTCCCAATTATACGTCAAGCTGAACGGCTTTGGTATACCCAGCAAGGTCCTTATCACCGGTACGCCCATTCAGAACAACCTCGCCGAGCTTGCGGCTCTTTTGGATTTCCTGAATCCAGGCAAGGTCTTGATCGACGAGGAGTTGGAGCTTCTATCTACAGCCGACAGCAAGGAGCCGGTCGACGAGCAGCTGGACGAGGCCAAGCGGCTGAAGACACAAGCCAAGCTTCAGGACCTGCATAAATCCATCGCGCCGTTCATCTTGCGTCGTACAAAGGAGACTGTCGAGTCAGACTTGCCACCAAAAACGGAAAAGATCATTCGCGTCGAACTTTCCGATCTTCAGCTGGAGTATTACAAGAATATCTTGACGCGAAACTATGCAGCCCTCAGCGACGCTAGCAACGGTCACAAGCAATCGCTCCTGAATATCATGATGGAACTCAAGAAGGTCAGCAATCATCCATACATGTTCCAAGGTGCCGAGGAGCGTGTTCTCGCCAACGGTTCCGGCCGCCGGGAGGATGCGGTGAAGGGTTTGATCACAAGCAGTGGCAAGATGATGCTCTTGGACCAGCTTTTGGCGAAGCTCAAGAAAGATGGCCATCGCGTGCTTATCTTTAGCCAAATGGTCAAGATGCTCGACATCCTGGCAGACTATTTGCGGATTCGCGGCTACCAGTTCCAGCGTCTTGATGGCACGATCCCTGCTGGACCTCGTCGTCTGGCTATCAATCACTTCAATGCTGAAGATAGTGACGACTTCTGCTTCCTGCTGTCAACAAGAGCCGGTGGCCTCGGCATCAACCTGATGACAGCCGATACTGTGATCATCTACGATTCGGACTGGAATCCACAAGCAGATCTGCAGGCGATGGCTCGTGCCCACAGAATCGGTCAAAAGAGACCTGTTAATGTCTATCGTCTCGTTGCGAAGCAGACCATCGAAGAGGAGGTCGTGAAGCGCGCCCGAAACAAGCTGTTCCTTGAGTACCTGACTATCCAGGCCGGCGTGACGGATGAGGGCAAAGCTCTTCGCGAGCAATTCAAGGAACGGGGCATGAAGATGGACGAAGCCAAGACAGCCGAGGATATCTCGATGATTCTGAAGATGCGTTCACAGAACCTGTTTGAGCAGTCGGGCAACCAAGAGAAGTTGGAGCAGCTCGATATTGACGCCATCCTCGAAAACGCCGAGGTCACCAAGACAGATGTTGACGACAAGATCAATCTCAGCAGTGGTGGTATTGATTGGGACAACTGGATGCACTTCACTGATGTCAAGGTGGACGATCTGGCTCTCGACTGGGACCAAATCATTCCCGCCGACCAGCTCGCGGCCAtcaaggcagaggaggacaagaaaaagcATGAAGAGTATCTTGCCAAAGCCATGGAAGAATCTGCACCACGCAAGGCCGCCATCAAGGGCTCTAAGAAGAATGTTGAGAACGAACGGGCCGAACGTCTTGCCAAGAAGCGACAGCGCGAAAAGCTGGAGTTGGAAGAGTTCGAGGAACAGCGTGCGCAGGCTTCCGATCCTCGGCGCCCACTTAATGAGAAGGAAACGCGCAATCTTATCCGAGCATTCTTCCGGTATGGCGACTTTGATGACCGAGAAGACGAACTCGTTCAGGATGCCCGTCTCAGTGACCGAGACCGTGAGTTTTTGAAAGGTATCATTGACGATCTAGTGGCTGTGAGCAAGCAAGCTGTTGACCTCAACAACGAAAGGCTTCgcggggaagaagaacgAGCTGGCAAACCGCTTgccaagaaggacaagaaggccgTTCTGGTGGACTTTGGCGAGGTTAGGAAAGTCAACGccgagacggtggtggagagacCCCCTCAGCTTAAGCTTCTGCGTCGCGTGCTTGCAGAGCACGGCGACATCCTGACCTTCCGTCTTCCCGAGGCAGCCAAGTCTGCCGCCTACAGCTGTGAATGGGGTGCGCGGGAAGATGGCATGCTTCTTGTCGGTATTGATCGATATGGGTTTGGTGCCTGGACTCAGATTCGAGATGACCCGGAGCTGAACATGCAAGACAAGTTCTTCCTCGAGGAGCATCGtgtcgacaagaaggaggagcgTCGCAAAGGGGATGAAAAGGGGATACAGTCTCCCGGTGCTGTCCACCTGGTTCGGCGGTCCGAGTATCTCCTTTCAGTGCTTCTAGCCAAATACTCCAACGACGCCAATGCCAAGAAGGCCGTCGAGAACCACCATCGCAGTAAGAAGCTACTGATGAATGGCGGTCGCCGCGCTGATGGGGGGTCTGTCTCGGCGTCTCCTGCCCCGCAGATgtccaagaagaacagcCGTGATCGTAACTACTCCCATGCCGAACACCATCGGTCTTATAGCAACGGGAATGACCGCGGTACGCCCCGACCCGACAAGCGGAAGTATGCCGATGACTATGATGATCGCAACTCCAAACATCGTCGTGTAGAGGTTGATGCGAAGCACGACAAGAAGCCccgggagaaggagaggccCAAAATGGATCCTGAGACTATGGAGAGGTACAAGCGTGACAGGCAAAAGGCAGTAGATCGGTTCTGGGAACTGGCGAACTTGAAGGACGAAGAGATCAACCACTCGGACAACCTTCAGCTGGTGTGGTCGCTTCTTCGCccgctcaagaagaacatgGAGCGTATCATGTGTTCCAAAGAGCTCTTCCCTGCCGCTAAGCAACGGGCCAAGGTTCTCGGTGCGGAGATCCGCGAGTTTGGCAACTTCCTGAAAGATTTGCGGGCCAAGAACCCAGAacttgagggagagggcctCGAGACGCAGTTTTGGTAAGTCTAGTCGACTCGTTGGACCTGAATTGAATA from Podospora pseudoanserina strain CBS 124.78 chromosome 1, whole genome shotgun sequence includes:
- the RLI1 gene encoding Fe-S cluster-binding ribosome biosynthesis protein (COG:A; BUSCO:EOG09261127; EggNog:ENOG503NYJ0), producing the protein MSDKLTRVAIVSSDKCKPKKCRQECKKSCPVVRSGKLCIEVAPESRIAFISESLCIGCGICPKRCPFGAITIINLPTNLESQITHRYSANSFKLHRLPMPRPGNVLGLVGTNGIGKSTALKILSGKLKPNLGRFDNPPDWEDVIKHFRGSELQNYFTKLLEDDLKSIVKPQYVDQIPKAIRGTDRSVQFLLESRHTLGNLDSVLDTLELRHILDRDVSHLSGGELQRFAIGTTCVSKADVYMFDEPSSYLDVKQRLSAARMIRSLLRPDDYVIVVEHDLSVLDYLSDFVCVLYGQPAVYGVVTLPYSVREGINIFLDGHIPTENLRFRDESLTFRIAEGTEDLLVEKSRAFKYPKMEKTLGNFHLSIDAGDFSDSEIIVMMGENGTGKTTFCRMLAGVLKPDGTQKVPEMKISMKPQTITPKFEGTVRMLFFKKIKAAFLSPQFQTDVVKPLKLDDFIDQEVKNLSGGELQRVAIVLALGIPADIYVIDEPSAYLDSEQRIVASRVIKRFIMHAKKTAFIVEHDFIMATYLADRVIVFDGQPGIDAHANKPESLLTGCNTFLKNLDVTFRRDPTNYRPRINKASSQLDQEQKLSGNYFFLEEPDKQ
- the hrp3 gene encoding ATP-dependent DNA helicase Hrp3 (EggNog:ENOG503NXXN; COG:B; BUSCO:EOG092607ZS), with amino-acid sequence MSTSPERSPVNGHHSPSPDENTSYYGNGHQSDSDLSDVQHAPADAGSPEYHDADVDADADDVESPVEHPEVTFQGPSDSEDNDASDDGDFDAAGSPASVQSHDDHPRRTMSVSERPAPKRKATQVVEEDFMRENPELYGLRRSSRPTQRRKVVDSDEEEDASDSDATPAPRKGNKRRRLERSAPVSKRGTPMRQTSVDDSESDTYGGARARSFQKKARRQQELQPALALAEKRWSSRRAAQVSAGAYQESEAEEEDESELTPNYWAQDVEDNSPYIEKILRHRLKEGLEYSEDTNRNDFEYFIKWQNKSHLHDTWETTATVAGYRGFRRLENYYRKVVEYDIEMRLGGDDVSPEQREQWLLDREREEEALADYTKVERIVHVREGDEETEYLVKWKGLQYDDCTWEVESLVSEQAQDKIDQYTARSQRSWQSDRKETNLETRSRMEKLEEQPDYIQGGQLREFQLKGLNFLALNWTRGNNVILADEMGLGKTVQTVSFLSWLRNERGQEGPFLVVAPLSVIPAWCDTFNHWSPDINYVVYLGPEAARSNIREYELFVDGNPKKPKFNVLVTSYDYILADADHLKGIKWQVLAVDEAHRLKNRESQLYVKLNGFGIPSKVLITGTPIQNNLAELAALLDFLNPGKVLIDEELELLSTADSKEPVDEQLDEAKRLKTQAKLQDLHKSIAPFILRRTKETVESDLPPKTEKIIRVELSDLQLEYYKNILTRNYAALSDASNGHKQSLLNIMMELKKVSNHPYMFQGAEERVLANGSGRREDAVKGLITSSGKMMLLDQLLAKLKKDGHRVLIFSQMVKMLDILADYLRIRGYQFQRLDGTIPAGPRRLAINHFNAEDSDDFCFLLSTRAGGLGINLMTADTVIIYDSDWNPQADLQAMARAHRIGQKRPVNVYRLVAKQTIEEEVVKRARNKLFLEYLTIQAGVTDEGKALREQFKERGMKMDEAKTAEDISMILKMRSQNLFEQSGNQEKLEQLDIDAILENAEVTKTDVDDKINLSSGGIDWDNWMHFTDVKVDDLALDWDQIIPADQLAAIKAEEDKKKHEEYLAKAMEESAPRKAAIKGSKKNVENERAERLAKKRQREKLELEEFEEQRAQASDPRRPLNEKETRNLIRAFFRYGDFDDREDELVQDARLSDRDREFLKGIIDDLVAVSKQAVDLNNERLRGEEERAGKPLAKKDKKAVLVDFGEVRKVNAETVVERPPQLKLLRRVLAEHGDILTFRLPEAAKSAAYSCEWGAREDGMLLVGIDRYGFGAWTQIRDDPELNMQDKFFLEEHRVDKKEERRKGDEKGIQSPGAVHLVRRSEYLLSVLLAKYSNDANAKKAVENHHRSKKLLMNGGRRADGGSVSASPAPQMSKKNSRDRNYSHAEHHRSYSNGNDRGTPRPDKRKYADDYDDRNSKHRRVEVDAKHDKKPREKERPKMDPETMERYKRDRQKAVDRFWELANLKDEEINHSDNLQLVWSLLRPLKKNMERIMCSKELFPAAKQRAKVLGAEIREFGNFLKDLRAKNPELEGEGLETQFWEFLSSIWPLGDVKVSGKRLQKMYGDLEERGSKDRHDEKQPTEPRRGRHPDLEDGEIASDRDDRRARHPYRDDRREERREERKDRRDDRRDDRRDDRRDDYRRDDRRDSRRDEPARRSNYYDDDRLNFHRHRRPAENSQGQPARHSWQQNRSPTTRHSPY